The genomic stretch AGGCTGACCGATGAACTGGGAGCCCACTCCTGGCACCTGCTGTTTCCCGGCAAAGAGGACCAGGAGCTGCTTCAACACGAGCAGGCCTTACATCGCATCGGATGCCAGTTCCACTGGCATAACCATGATTACCGTAATTTCGAGGACTTCCTGGCGGCGCTGACTTCCCGCAAGCGCAAGTCCATCCGCAAGGAACGTCGCCAGGTTGCGGACCAGGGAATTTCCTTTACACGCTTTCATGGCCGGGATATTCCGGAGCACGTGCTTTCCGCGTTCTATGTGTTTTACCAGGCGACTTATCTGAAACGGGGCCAACGACCTTACCTCAACAAGCGATTCTTTGAGCTGCTTCAGGAACAGCTACCCGAACACGTACATCTGGTGATGGCAGTGCGCGAGGGCGAAATGATTGCCGGTGCCCTGTTCCTGGCGGGCACAACCACCCTCTACGGGCGTTACTGGGGTTGCCTTGATGAATACAACCACCTGCACTTTGAAACCTGCTACTACCAGGGCATCGAACTGGCGATGGACCTCGGCCTCAGCCATATTGATGCCGGAGCCCAGGGCGAACACAAACTGGTACGTGGCTTTGAGCCGGTAATCACCCACTCCTGGCATGGCGTTCTGCACCCCGGCTTCCGCGAAGCCATAGAAAACTTCACCCGAGAGGAGGCAGACCACGTGCGTGCTTATTTCAGCGATGCGGAAGCCGCCCTGCCCTTCCGACAGCAGACGCCGGATTAACTTCTATACTGATAGACCCAGACTGGATTTACGCGGGGGTCAGACACCATGGATACAGACCCATTGTGGAGCATGTTATCGGCAGGCGGCCTGCCGCTTCTGCTTTCAGCGGCCGCCCTGGGCCTGGCCGTGATTGCCCTGTTCATCGGATCGGGCGCTCGCCGGCGTAGCGAGGACCAGTTGACCGCATTACGGGAACGTTCCGATACTCTGTGGCGGGAAGTTGACGACATACGGGTGGCACAATTCAATCGTCCGGGTGAGTCCGGCAATGGCGCTCCAGGCTCCCCAGTGGAAGAAGCCCGCTATCAGAAAGAAGTGGAAGCCTACGCCAGGATCTGGCCCCAGGTATGGAATCTTCATGAACGCCTGGGCATGTTCCTGAGGGCGGTTGAAGGCGGCGAAGCGGCCGGCGAACTCAGACTGGAAGCTCGCAATGCGGCCCTGGAGGCCCGAGAGCTGCTTAACCGGAACCGCCCCTTCTGCACAGAGTCCGTCGATGAACTGGTTACCCGGCTGATTGATGCCGAGATCAAGGCGCACCTTGCGGCCTGCCAGTATCTGGACCTGCTAAAGATGTCCCCAGTGACTCATCCAATCACGACCGCCGGGTCTTGCAGGACAAGTGCCACAGCCTGCACGAGGGCGAAGCCCGGGAGCTGATGAACCAGTTGGTCTCGTCCATTCGGCACCGGGCGATTCGCAGTAACTAGGGAGCGCCTGTTCAGCTGTTGGCGATACGGAAACCGACTTTCATTACGACCTGATAGTGGCCCACCTTGCCATCAACGATATGGCCGCGGGTTTCGGTTACCTCAAACCACTCCATGTTGCGAACGCTTTTACCACATTCCTCAAGTGCATTCTCAATGGCGTCTTCAATGCTTTTCTTGGAAGACCCGACAATTTCCACTTTTTTGTACACGTGATGGTCAGACATTAAAGCCTCCTGGGAATTGCGATTTGTATGTCTGAGCCTAGAAGACAAGCGTCCTCACGGCAAACCACAACCCGGCACAAGCCTCATCCGCCAACCCACGGCTGGCGTATCTGTCCCCTATAATCCAGGTAGTCGTGAGGAACTTTCTGTCACTCAGAGGGTCCCGTCTACCCCACGCTTCGGACTGAGTTCATGAAACGATTTTTCAGATACACCGGCTGGTTTTTCGGCGCCGTGCTCCTGCTGCTGGCTGGCCCGATTCTGCTTGCCACCAGTGGCAGCCTGCAGGGAGCCGAGAGCTGGCAAACAGCCACCCGGGAAAGCGCCCGGATTGCCCCTCTGCCAGAACAGGCCGAGGAAGCAATCGTTCAGGTATACGGCGCCCGGGCATGGAGCTGGCGAGGTTACTTTGCTGTCCATACCTGGATAGCCACCAAGGAAAAGGGGCCAGCCATTATCGGGTTCATGAAGTGACCGGCTGGCGCAGCTACGTGGTCAATTCCCGGCCCGGTGAGCCCGACAGACACTGGTACGGTTCAAAGCCGAACCTCTATGCCGATATCCGCGGCGAAGAAGCCGAAAAGCTGATTCCCGACATCTACCAGGCAGTGGCGTCTTACCCCTACCCGACCGAATACGAAGCTTGGCCCGGCCCCAACAGCAACACTTTCGTGGCCTGGGTAATCAGGGAGGTTGAGGGCCTCAATGTGGCTCTGCCGAACCACGCGATCGGCAAGGACTACCTCGGCGACCGTATTATCGCAGAGGTTCCGGGTGGCGCGGGTTATCAGGTCTCACT from Marinobacter adhaerens HP15 encodes the following:
- a CDS encoding GNAT family N-acetyltransferase, which codes for MSEPGPATLTLETCTSINDIPAPEWERLAGHSNPFLRYEFFQALEASGCTSPETGWSPRHLVFRKAGRIVGLAPAFLKSHSMGEYVFDWAWADAYQRHGLAYYPKLLIAIPFTPSSGPRLLLDPDIRQQLVPEQVHHLLDRLTDELGAHSWHLLFPGKEDQELLQHEQALHRIGCQFHWHNHDYRNFEDFLAALTSRKRKSIRKERRQVADQGISFTRFHGRDIPEHVLSAFYVFYQATYLKRGQRPYLNKRFFELLQEQLPEHVHLVMAVREGEMIAGALFLAGTTTLYGRYWGCLDEYNHLHFETCYYQGIELAMDLGLSHIDAGAQGEHKLVRGFEPVITHSWHGVLHPGFREAIENFTREEADHVRAYFSDAEAALPFRQQTPD
- a CDS encoding dodecin produces the protein MSDHHVYKKVEIVGSSKKSIEDAIENALEECGKSVRNMEWFEVTETRGHIVDGKVGHYQVVMKVGFRIANS